In Nerophis ophidion isolate RoL-2023_Sa linkage group LG12, RoL_Noph_v1.0, whole genome shotgun sequence, a single window of DNA contains:
- the mapk12a gene encoding mitogen-activated protein kinase 12 isoform X2, with amino-acid sequence MKHENVIGLLDVFTADLSLDRFNDFYLVMPYMGTDLGKLMKLQRLSEEKIQYLVYQILKGLKYIHSAGIIHRDLKPGNLAINQDCELKILDFGLARQADSEMTGYVVTRWYRAPEVILSWMHYTQTVDIWSVGCIMAEMLQGKPLFKGNDHLDQLTEIMKITGTPSQEFVAKLESDDAKSYIKSLQKVEKKDLQKVFSTAKPQAVSVLERMLLLDPESRVTAADALLLSYFTEFREPEEETEAQLYDHSQDNTDLPLEQWKRHTFTEILTFKPFVPESKETSL; translated from the exons ATGAAACATGAAAAT GTGATTGGTTTATTAGATGTGTTTACTGCAGACCTCTCTTTGGACAGGTTTAACGATTT TTATCTGGTGATGCCATACATGGGAACAGACCTGGGCAAGCTGATGAAGCTGCAGAGGCTGTCTGAAGAAAAAATCCAGTATTTAGTCTATCAGATTCTCAAAGGGCTAAAG TATATTCATTCTGCTGGCATCATTCACAGG GACCTCAAACCAGGAAACCTAGCCATTAACCAAGACTGTGAGCTCAAG ATATTGGACTTTGGTTTGGCCCGGCAGGCAGACAGTGAGATGACCGGGTACGTGGTGACTCGGTGGTACCGAGCACCAGAGGTCATCTTGAGCTGGATGCACTACACCCAAACCG TGGATATTTGGTCAGTAGGCTGCATCATGGCAGAGATGCTTCAAGGAAAACCACTTTTTAAAGGCAATGACC ACCTTGATCAGCTGACTGAGATCATGAAAATTACAGGAACACCCTCTCAGGAATTTGTAGCAAAACTAGAATCGGATGAT gccaaaagcTACATCAAAAGTCTtcaaaaagtagaaaaaaaagacCTTCAGAAGGTCTTTTCTACTGCCAAACCACAAG CTGTGTCTGTGCTGGAGCGCATGTTATTACTGGATCCGGAAAGCAGAGTGACGGCGGCAGACGCCCTCTTGCTGTCGTACTTTACCGAGTTTCGAGAACCTGAGGAGGAGACAGAGGCTCAGCTGTATGATCACTCCCAGGACAACACAGACTTGCCTTTGGAACAGTGGAAAC